The following coding sequences lie in one Sorex araneus isolate mSorAra2 chromosome 4, mSorAra2.pri, whole genome shotgun sequence genomic window:
- the NCOA7 gene encoding nuclear receptor coactivator 7 isoform X3 has protein sequence MATSNCGVEAFREREEPPPGRHLLPLTMRFRRLPLDIQILYCARPDQEPFVKIITVEEAKRRKSTCSYYEDEDDAGLPVLQPHSALLENMHIEQLARRLPARVQGYPWRLAYSTLEHGTSLKTLYRKSASLDSPVLLVIKDMDNQIFGAYATHPFKFSDHYYGTGETFLYTFSPNFKVFKWSGENSYFINGDITSLELGGGGGRFGLWLDADLYHGRSNSCSTFNNDILSKKEDFIVQDLEVWTFE, from the exons ATGGCCACAAGTAACTGTGGTGTGGAGGCATTTAGGGAGAGAGAAGAGCCTCCTCCGGGCAGGCACTTGCTCCCGCTCACCATGAGATTCCGGAGATTGCCCCTGGACATTCAGATTCTCTATTGTGCCAGACCAGACCAAGAGCCCTTTGTGAAG ATCATTACCGTTGAGGAGGCGAAGCGCAGGAAGAGCACGTGCAGCTACTACGAAGACGAGGATGACGCGGGGCTGCCGGTCCTGCAGCCGCACAGCGCGCTCCTGGAGAACATGCACATCGAGCAG CTGGCCCGGCGCCTTCCAGCAAGGGTTCAAGGGTATCCATGGAGACTCGCATACAGCACATTAGAACACGGGACCAGCTTGAAAACCCTCTATCGAAAATCAGCGTCCCTAGACAGTCCCGTCCTATTGGTCATCAAAGACATGGATAATCAG ATTTTTGGGGCATATGCAACTCATCCTTTCAAGTTCAGTGACCACTATTATGGAACAGGAGAAACTTTTCTCTACACGTTTAGCCCCAATTTCAAG GTCTTTAAGTGGAGTGGAGAAAACTCCTACTTTATCAATGGAGACATAACTTCTTTAGaacttggtggtggagg GGGACGCTTTGGCTTATGGCTAGATGCCGACTTATACCATGGACGAAGCAATTCTTGCAGCACTTTCAATAATGACATTCTTTCCAAAAAGGAAGACTTCATAGTTCAGGACCTTGAGGTTTGGACATTTGAGTGA